One window of the Trifolium pratense cultivar HEN17-A07 linkage group LG2, ARS_RC_1.1, whole genome shotgun sequence genome contains the following:
- the LOC123904738 gene encoding uncharacterized protein LOC123904738 produces the protein MSSSQTSSPAKNDDTTSSYNSLPQQITIAYPLSTVFPDDIVKTKKTTPKKSSKRSQSTSRVPSESKKRGKCSKSKSTLKTVHTMRELYLDNPATANVDVNVEASDSSKKNLSLELDLTETLGLEKPRSAEKLGETSLENPDVVVDVIGANSKANLVSEMTIDENAGSGLDAANDATASEAHVDISTSVVPDSPNSPVVPVNEKDTETSIPADVTTQDKSKSVRMPDTSEANVIDVESLQFKSTPKAGISRRLRSNTGKDIATPSEATKTKIGPKKRWSKVTVPSESKKKIVKRKTVSSSDSDYEEDQDAGASPEASPLRSAQRKRMAPNVPSVPIDNVSFHCVEYVDRWKFVVKRRMAIERNLTEEFLKCQDIVNLLEEAGLLNTVSKLGNCFDKLTREFLVNIPADCDNPLSPEYLKVYVRGKCVDFSPVVINEYLGRSTAPAAELETSMNEICRTITGDKVKAWPRAGKLSAAKLTTKYALLNKIGAANWVPTTHSNSVATGLAKFIYAVGTGTVFDYGTHIFNATILHGSSTAVKMPIAFPTLICGIILSQHPDICTNSDVPVSRPSALTMDFRLLEGKHAADIAVASLKTPAVGMTKRQMIANLREVSNMLGEKKELVDGVIQALELEQSQANEDGVGPSHGVSHDDDLAGGDTVEEEMASDESPSI, from the coding sequence ATGTCAAGTTCTCAAACTTCTTCTCCCGCAAAGAACGACGACACCACATCTTCGTATAACTCTCTTCCGCAACAAATCACCATCGCCTATCCACTTTCAACGGTGTTTCCTGATGATATAGTGAAGACGAAGAAGACCACACCAAAGAAAAGCTCTAAACGAAGCCAATCGACTTCTCGTGTGCCGTCTGAATCAAAGAAAAGGGGTAAGTGTTCTAAATCTAAATCTACGCTTAAAACGGTTCATACAATGCGTGAATTGTATCTTGATAATCCTGCTACTGCAAATGTTGATGTTAATGTTGAAGCATCTGATTCTAGTAAGAAGAATTTAAGTTTGGAATTGGATTTAACTGAAACCCTAGGGTTAGAAAAACCTAGGTCTGCTGAGAAATTGGGGGAAACCTCCTTGGAAAACcctgatgttgttgttgatgttattggCGCTAACTCTAAGGCCAATCTTGTGTCTGAGATGACAATTGATGAGAATGCAGGTTCTGGGCTAGATGCTGCaaatgatgctacagcatctgaAGCACATGTTGATATTAGTACCTCTGTAGTCCCTGATTCACCAAACTCTCCTGTGGTTCCTGTTAATGAAAAGGATACTGAAACCTCCATCCCTGCTGATGTCACTACACAAGATAAGAGTAAAAGTGTGAGAATGCCTGATACAAGTGAGGCAAATGTAATTGATGTTGAAAGCCTTCAATTCAAGAGTACTCCTAAGGCTGGTATATCTAGGAGGCTGAGAAGTAATACAGGAAAGGATATAGCTACTCCTTCTGAAGCCACCAAAACTAAAATTGGGCCTAAGAAACGGTGGAGCAAAGTCACTGTACCATCTGAAAGTAAGAAGAAGATTGTGAAGAGAAAAACTGTCTCTTCTAGTGACTCTGATTATGAGGAAGATCAAGATGCTGGAGCATCTCCTGAAGCATCTCCTCTGAGATCTGCCCAGAGAAAGAGAATGGCACCTAATGTTCCATCTGTACCAATTGACAATGTCTCTTTCCACTGTGTTGAATATGTTGACAGGTGGAAGTTTGTTGTCAAAAGAAGAATGGCCATTGAAAGGAACCTAACTGAAGAATTTTTGAAATGTCAAGACATTGTGAATTTGCTAGAGGAAGCAGGACTGCTGAATACTGTCTCTAAGTTGGGAAACTGCTTTGACAAGTTGACCAGAGAGTTCCTGGTAAACATCCCAGCTGACTGTGATAACCCTCTGAGTCCTGAGTACTTAAAAGTATATGTGAGAGGCAAATGTGTGGATTTCTCACCAGTTGTCATCAACGAATATCTGGGAAGAAGTACTGCTCCTGCAGCTGAATTAGAGACATCTATGAATGAGATATGCAGGACCATCACTGGTGACAAAGTGAAAGCATGGCCAAGGGCTGGAAAACTATCTGCTGCTAAATTAACCACAAAATATGCTCTGCTAAACAAAATTGGTGCAGCAAACTGGGTACCCACTACACATTCCAACAGTGTAGCTACAGGTTTGGCAAAATTCATATATGCTGTAGGTACAGGTACTGTTTTTGATTATGGCActcatatttttaatgcaacAATTCTCCATGGCTCTTCCACTGCTGTAAAAATGCCAATAGCCTTTCCCACTCTGATCTGTGGCATTATCTTGTCTCAACATCCTGACATTTGCACTAACTCTGATGTGCCTGTCTCTAGACCCTCAGCTTTAACCATGGACTTTAGATTATTGGAAGGAAAACATGCTGCAGACATTGCTGTAGCATCTTTGAAGACACCAGCTGTAGGTATGACCAAGAGACAGATGATTGCTAATCTCAGGGAGGTTAGTAACATGCTAGGTGAGAAGAAGGAGCTGGTAGATGGTGTAATCCAAGCCTTGGAGCTTGAGCAGTCACAAGCAAATGAGGATGGAGTTGGTCCTTCCCATGGCGTTTCTCATGATGATGATCTTGCAGGTGGTGACACTGTAGAAGAGGAGATGGCCTCTGATGAAAGCCCCTCCATATGA
- the LOC123904739 gene encoding protein FAR1-RELATED SEQUENCE 11-like yields MMLQMFSNYAKALKDMDDAFKYDFTIYESNKLEHIIWVFGDSIRAYECFWRCSTTYRINCYDMPHGIWVGVDIHGNSIFFGCVLLRDEKIPSFTWALKSFLAFVKGKYPQTILTDQDLAFSGDGCKQRW; encoded by the exons ATGATGCTTCAAATGTTCTCAAATTATGCAAAAGCTTTGAAAGATATGGATGACGCCTTCAAATATGATTTCACAATATATGAAAGCAACAAATTGGAGCATATTATTTGGGTATTTGGTGATTCAATTAGAGCATATGAATGCTTCTGGAGATGTAGTACTACTTATCGAATAAATTGTTATGATATGCCGCATGGGATATGGGTTGGAGTTGATATTCATGGAAATTCAATTTTCTTTGGATGTGTTCTATTACGAGATGAGAAGATTCCTTCCTTCACATGGGCTTTAAAA AGTTTTCTAGCTTTTGTCAAAGGAAAGTATCCCCAAACAATTCTTACAGATCAGGATCTTGCATTTTCGGGAGATGGTTGTAAGCAACGATGGTGA